One Oryzias latipes chromosome 21, ASM223467v1 genomic window, GTGAGATCGGTTTCATTTTCAGgagataaaaaaatacttgCATGAATTTTTAAACAACTTAATTTATTACAGGGAGAGGGAGGACaagatgaaaaaagagaaaatacagcagGTACACCATCTGCTACTGTGAAGCAGTTTTATTTAACCctgttatttaaatgttttactgctaaagttaatattCAATTCTcttaagattttttaaatgtctttttgttgtACGGCTCAACCAATTCTTGAACGGCAGCAGAAGGAACGTTTTGCTGCAATAGCTGCACAAAACAACGCTCTCAAAAAGCAACATGACAAGCTGAGACGACAGCTGCATCAAATGGTACAACTGCGTTATTGCTGAAATGTGATTTCTGCATGTGCCTTCAATGTACGGTTATATAAGATAATTAGGTCTGGGGGAAACAAGGATCAGTGGCTGCTAAGTCATGGCTGGGGGGGTGGAGGTGTGGAAGAGTTTAGCAGAGGTGGCTTCTTGTTTGCTATGGTGATGGAAAGACTAACAGATGAGGTTAAACAGGACCATGatatttgcagatgacactgatCTGTAGTGGGAACAGGTGGgggaacatctagagaggtgggGCTTTGGGAAAGAGAAGaatgaaggtcagctgcagcAAGACAGCGTATCTGTGGGTAAAGGAAAGCAACTTAAGTGGAATAATGAGGTTACAGGGAGGAGAgatgaagaaggtggaggactttaagtTCTTAAGGTCAACAGAGCATGGAAGAGGTGAAGAGGCATTTGTAAACTGGTTGACAAGAGTCAGCAAgaatgagaagaaaagaaaacaaccaaGCTGTTGGTGCTTTAGAGACAGGAGGCTGAGCTGGAAGCTGAAGAGCTGAAGATGTTGGGGTTCTCTTTGGGAATGATGAGGATGGATacgatcaggaatgaatccgtCAGAGAAACAGGTCGTGTTTAATGTTTTgaagataaatgcagggaagcagactgAGATGTTTAGACACGTTCAGAGAAAGAACACgatgatgttggtaaaaggatgcaGAGGTTGAAGCTACCAGGAAAGACCAAGAGACCCAGAAGAAGaccaaggaggaggaggattatGGATGTAGTGATGGATGTGAGAGTGTTTGGTGTGAGTGAGAAAAAGACAGAGGGAAGATTCTCTGGCGCCCCCTAAAGGGAGCCAAGAACAAAGACGAGAACCACATTTATGTTGTAGTCAATTCCAGGTTTGAACTTTTTATAGaaagatattttatttcttgtcatttttctcttaacctttttttctgtgcacgTACTTCTATAAAATCCTTCTATTATTGAAAGTAAGTCATAAGAATTTAgacatttaaggaaaaaaaaagtttcagagtaAATAAAGGAAAGCATTAAGTTTTATAATAATGGTGTATGTAGCAAGGGAGACAGAGCAGTTTGCACAGGTGAATTCCTGTAGCAGTCACGTttattcaaaaaatgttcattaaatTTAGTCTACAATCACTGAAATACTTCTTccaaatttttgttttgcagcttaGGATTTCACCTACCTCTAAagtgaaaaattaaaattgtgttttcaaatcTGAAACAGTAATAAACCTGTGAATCAGAGGATTCAGTGTTTGCCAGTAGTTATATGGAAACCTCATACTGTTAACATGACATGTTTAACTATTCCAATTAACAATTACAAACGTTGGAGTTTTATAATGAAGAAACCAGATTTAAGACGTCTTGGTCTCGGTCCAATAATAGGATTTTATAAATTGAAAAGATCATTAGAAAAACGGTCTCTTAAAACACAGTTTCAATCCATTTCTATGGAAATgttcttcattttaaaatttaatctCACAGCAGGCATAAAGTAAATCTAGATAAATGTTTCAGAGCTGGTTTTGTGATTTAAAACCAAGAATCATATTTAAAACTGTTATTTGAAAGGGATGgcaataataaatgaaataatatagaaaaataatagtgaagaaaaaaataataaaggaaaaCCCTGAAAGTATTTTCTGTCCAGGCTGCGGTCCAGCTTGTGCTGCAACAATTTACTTTCCCCACGATTTGGTTCACacctggatttttttcttttcgggTCACCGTTTTGTTTCAGTTGGTACGatatatgatttgtgtattacaaagcaacgagaagaaaaaaaaaatctaggaaatttttttcctgttatttgCCAAAAAGCAATTAATAAggaagaaaaactttttatttggcTGAAAATGATcctggtgtaatgtaataaaacaataaataaatgaaatgaatccTTCTTAAATTCAGCAAAACccatgtttgacactttcagcGTCAAGATACTAGCATGCAGTATGGATCCAATAGTTCACTTTCCCCTCGATTTGGTTCATTGCTGTAACATACGCTTCAGTTTCTGATCCGGAGTTGAGTCATCCCCAAATCCAACAGGGTTTTGTTTCAGAAAACACTAGAAGGAAATCAGAATGGATCAGAGGAATATGTTGGAGTTCAGTTCTTACTAGGTTTTGTATGAAAATGGACACACCTGTAACATACAGGCTGGCAGCTCTCAGATGCATCTCTTTGGTTGGGTTTACTGCTTACATTGATGACCAAACATGTTTAAGATGATCAATAGTTCACAGGGACTCTGTCTCTTGTGCAGTCTCCTTCCAGCCCCTCAAACGTGGGCAGCAGCTCCCTCCTGGAAGGTGCTGTGAGGGCTGTGACCCCTCCCCTCAGAACTGCTACTATTTCACAAGCGGGTAAGGAAAAGTCTCCTTGTTCAATcctttgattttaaataatttgaattaaaaattcttttatttgtgcAGCGGTGAGTCCTTCCATGAACGACGGACTTCCAGTGATTTCTGGCGTGTGCTCGCTGTCTGCCCACCTCCCTGCTCTGTGAGTGACTCTTTAGACTGAGGTGTTGATTATGCAGAATATTTCTGCATTCCATCTACTGTTTTTGCCCTGTTGGTGCCAATATTTTGTCCTCCTTTAGGATTTTAAAATCCAGTTTTATGCAGTTATATCCatagattattttttcttttttgctcagACCCTTGTTGCAAAAATACAGTATATAATCTTTTAAGGGTTTGGGAGTGGAAAGGGATTTTGAACATGGCCAAAAACTTTGTCTGCTTCTTTTTTAACAAGGAtcttaagtttgtttttgttttttcaacagaaaaagagcACAGCCTTCTCCTCTGAGTACACCAAAAAGGCCCAGAGTGAATCTCCCACACAGGATCTCTGGAACATTGGCAGAAAGGGACACACACTCCCCCTCTGTGCCCCCTCATATGGAGGATTCAGACGACGACACCGATGACGACATTTCCATTTTAGAGTCTTGTAGCACGCCAAAGCCAGCAAAGCCTGTTTATGATGTAAGCAGAGTGAAAAAGGAGCAGACAGAAGAGGGCGTAAATGGTGTCAGCATGCTGTTGGATTGTACTGACGACGCTGCCGTGGACCCCCCCTCTgacaaaaccactgcagaaaCGGGACGTCCCACAGTCAGTGCCACCACCCAGACAGAGGTGTTCAACGTGAAGCTGGAGAAGGAGAGCCAAAGTCTAAAAGAAGAGAATCGAGCTGTAGAGCTGGgggcatttagcataaatgccACACAGAGCTTGAATGCCCAAAGTCTGAAGACGACTGAGATCAAGCAAGAGAAGAACAGTCAAggtgaggagaacatgcagaacGGAGAGACGCATGTTGAGAAGAGTACTACTGAGAAGCAGCAGGATGATCTGTTGGAGCTTCTCCAAGACGCCATCCAGGAGAGAGACGGCTTCaaagaggagctgcagaaagTCACCTGCCAGCTgcaggaaatgcaaaaaaaactgtctgagGCGAGCCAGAAGACGAGCTCCAAGCAGTCATTCCAGGCGGAGAAAAGTCAGGAAAGGGACTACAAGTCTCTGTTTGAGAGGGTCAAGCAGAAAATGCAGGATTTGATGAAAGATAAACAGGCTTTAATAGCAGCTGCTGGAAGAGAAACTAAGCTTAGTGCTGAAGAAAAAGACATTGATGAGATTTCACTTCAAGTTGGATGTTTGGTGCAGGAGCTGGATAAAAGAAACCAGGAGCTGGACGAGCTCCGTTTACAGGTGGGTAACTCAGTTTCTAATGTTCACGTGTCCTGATAAAACATTTCTAACTTGAACACTAACATAGACTGACTCTGAAAGGCTGCAGTTTTAGTATCAATTGATTGTAAAACTAGAACTAGAGCCCATGACACTAGATCAGAGGAAGGTGGTTTTTCCCTGCGACTCTTTCCTGGTTGAGCAGAAGCGAGCGAGCGGGCTGGCGGGCCCGTCTGGCTATTACAAGTTACATCTGCGCCTCAAGCCCTGGACTCTGAGACTTTATTGGCTTCACAAGTCCAGAACTGAATAAATGTGTGCAATTACAAAAATCCAGTTTGGACACACCAGCATAAACGCCCCTTTAAAGAAAGCCTCCTAAGATCTGACATTTTGTGaccctttaaaaaacaacttcaatATTGCTCTTCTGGGAATCACTCCAGTGTCTTTATCTCGCTAACTTGGTTTaaattttattcattaaatgAGGGAATCAAATGAAATTATTGATTTATGCAGCtaattttggtttttggtttcaTTGACCTCCCCTCAACCTCTGACTCTTCTCTACCGGTGTTCACCATCAGCTCGACACCCTAGAAGAGGACAGATTAAGCCTGGCAGCTGAGTGTGAAGAGCTGAGATGCAAAATACAGCAACAAGCTGACGGCACAAGAAACCTTCATTTTCCTGCTTCACATGCAGAGAAACCAGGAGGATCAGCAGAACCTGATGAGGCCAGGAGGAGGTTTGTCTGTTGATAAATCATTCTTCTATATTGAGAGTTAAATGACTAACAATCACctctaaaactatttttttccccGTCCAATTTAGTTTGATTGAACTGCGTCAAAACGTCGGGCGGCTTCTTGTCTCCTCCATGCCGGCTCTTGAATTGGATCAAGTGAATTATGAATGTAACGTCATCGATGAAATCCTGGAGCAATACCTGTCCAGCTTAGATTCCAACTGATGTTCCCCCCCCACccaaaataaagacatattttacagatgaaaaaggTGGAACGCTCATCATGAAGGTCCTGCATAAACCTGGACTGATGAAAATGTCCCTTTCAATCA contains:
- the LOC101173526 gene encoding MORC family CW-type zinc finger protein 3-like isoform X2, whose amino-acid sequence is MAAQASGGVPLSTLSPKYLHTNSTSHTWPFSAIAELIDNAYDPDVSAKQFWIDKTMIKEKLCLTFMDNGNGLDHETMHKMLSFGYSDKTAIKGHVPIGMYGNGFKSGSMRLGKDAIVFSRSKSGMCIGMLSQTYLEKIGANQIQVPIVCITERNLSSFSVREEHRASLQDILRYSLFQKQGELLAELDAITSSFSQTGTRIIIWNLRRTATDATEFDFETDRYDIRIPSEVYEAIGDPSKVSDRMTSHIPETVYSLRAYCSILYLKPRMQVVLRSKTVKTVLIAKSLACMRKDFYKPVFLNKRVPIHFGFNTKSKDQYGVMMYHKNRLIKAYERVGCQLKANNMGVGVIGIIECNFLDPTHNKQSFIESDKYRKTMNNLGIKLEEYWKETQYRMKQEDPTNSIPVEDTMKRPDQNWVQCDGCLKWRRLPDGIDCSKLPTEWFCRMNPDPQFRSCNAEEEPEDSDDEQPSYRKTYKLQEREDKMKKEKIQQKERFAAIAAQNNALKKQHDKLRRQLHQMSPSSPSNVGSSSLLEGAVRAVTPPLRTATISQAAVSPSMNDGLPVISGVCSLSAHLPALKRAQPSPLSTPKRPRVNLPHRISGTLAERDTHSPSVPPHMEDSDDDTDDDISILESCSTPKPAKPVYDVSRVKKEQTEEGVNGVSMLLDCTDDAAVDPPSDKTTAETGRPTVSATTQTEVFNVKLEKESQSLKEENRAVELGAFSINATQSLNAQSLKTTEIKQEKNSQGEENMQNGETHVEKSTTEKQQDDLLELLQDAIQERDGFKEELQKVTCQLQEMQKKLSEASQKTSSKQSFQAEKSQERDYKSLFERVKQKMQDLMKDKQALIAAAGRETKLSAEEKDIDEISLQVGCLVQELDKRNQELDELRLQLDTLEEDRLSLAAECEELRCKIQQQADGTRNLHFPASHAEKPGGSAEPDEARRSLIELRQNVGRLLVSSMPALELDQVNYECNVIDEILEQYLSSLDSN
- the LOC101173526 gene encoding MORC family CW-type zinc finger protein 3-like isoform X1, coding for MAAQASGGVPLSTLSPKYLHTNSTSHTWPFSAIAELIDNAYDPDVSAKQFWIDKTMIKEKLCLTFMDNGNGLDHETMHKMLSFGYSDKTAIKGHVPIGMYGNGFKSGSMRLGKDAIVFSRSKSGMCIGMLSQTYLEKIGANQIQVPIVCITERNLSSFSVREEHRASLQDILRYSLFQKQGELLAELDAITSSFSQTGTRIIIWNLRRTATDATEFDFETDRYDIRIPSEVYEAIGDPSKVSDRMTSHIPETVYSLRAYCSILYLKPRMQVVLRSKTVKTVLIAKSLACMRKDFYKPVFLNKRVPIHFGFNTKSKDQYGVMMYHKNRLIKAYERVGCQLKANNMGVGVIGIIECNFLDPTHNKQSFIESDKYRKTMNNLGIKLEEYWKETQYRMKQEDPTNSIPVEDTMKRPDQNWVQCDGCLKWRRLPDGIDCSKLPTEWFCRMNPDPQFRSCNAEEEPEDSDDEQPSYRKTYKLQEREDKMKKEKIQQQKERFAAIAAQNNALKKQHDKLRRQLHQMSPSSPSNVGSSSLLEGAVRAVTPPLRTATISQAAVSPSMNDGLPVISGVCSLSAHLPALKRAQPSPLSTPKRPRVNLPHRISGTLAERDTHSPSVPPHMEDSDDDTDDDISILESCSTPKPAKPVYDVSRVKKEQTEEGVNGVSMLLDCTDDAAVDPPSDKTTAETGRPTVSATTQTEVFNVKLEKESQSLKEENRAVELGAFSINATQSLNAQSLKTTEIKQEKNSQGEENMQNGETHVEKSTTEKQQDDLLELLQDAIQERDGFKEELQKVTCQLQEMQKKLSEASQKTSSKQSFQAEKSQERDYKSLFERVKQKMQDLMKDKQALIAAAGRETKLSAEEKDIDEISLQVGCLVQELDKRNQELDELRLQLDTLEEDRLSLAAECEELRCKIQQQADGTRNLHFPASHAEKPGGSAEPDEARRSLIELRQNVGRLLVSSMPALELDQVNYECNVIDEILEQYLSSLDSN